Proteins co-encoded in one Desulfobulbaceae bacterium genomic window:
- a CDS encoding DUF1624 domain-containing protein yields MSQPGNDLPPRRWEIDCARGAAVGLMIVSNFLFDLVFFGGKEQLQSSVLDWFARFVAGFFIVLAGISLTLSQARPDSRFYGFGKIVFRGLGLMGLGLVVTGATWFAAGDGMVIFGVLHLIGAGLILVYPFVGHPMVSLVAGVLISSAALWTNEVRLDTSWLLWLGLQPYDFSSVDYAPLIPWLGPMLIGVFLGHMLYPDGNRRYRIADLSQRWPVRVLTWGGRHSLVIYFVHQPVLLAGLFLALKWR; encoded by the coding sequence ATGAGCCAACCTGGTAATGATTTACCCCCTCGCAGGTGGGAGATCGACTGCGCGCGCGGGGCAGCGGTTGGCCTGATGATTGTGTCAAATTTTCTGTTTGATTTGGTTTTTTTTGGGGGTAAGGAGCAGCTGCAATCCAGCGTCTTGGACTGGTTCGCCCGGTTCGTCGCTGGATTTTTTATTGTATTGGCCGGGATCTCTTTGACGTTGAGTCAAGCGAGGCCTGATTCACGATTTTACGGGTTTGGTAAGATTGTGTTCCGTGGTCTCGGCTTGATGGGGCTGGGCCTGGTGGTAACGGGTGCCACGTGGTTTGCTGCTGGGGATGGGATGGTGATCTTCGGGGTCCTCCATTTGATCGGTGCAGGTCTGATCCTTGTCTATCCTTTTGTTGGGCATCCCATGGTCAGTCTTGTGGCTGGTGTCCTGATCTCTTCAGCCGCATTGTGGACCAATGAGGTCCGACTGGACACCTCCTGGCTGCTCTGGCTCGGGTTGCAGCCCTATGACTTCAGCAGTGTTGATTATGCCCCGCTCATTCCGTGGCTTGGTCCGATGCTCATCGGTGTATTTTTAGGGCATATGCTCTATCCTGACGGGAACCGGCGCTACAGGATTGCAGATCTTTCCCAGCGTTGGCCGGTCCGGGTACTCACCTGGGGCGGCCGTCACTCTTTGGTCATCTATTTTGTCCATCAGCCGGTGCTCCTTGCCGGACTGTTTCTGGCACTGAAATGGCGGTAG
- a CDS encoding nucleoid-structuring protein H-NS codes for MYRPEIKVIDCTVRDGGLMNKWQFDDKFVRRVYESLSKAGVDYMEIGYLSSEGMFSREEMGPWKFCAEDDLKRIIGTGEKKIKLSAMADIGRINYDDIPHKTESSLDMIRVACYVHQVDAAIDLAHHCIDKGYETTINLMAVSTVGLRDLEEALGDLAKSRVPIIYLVDSFGAFYSEDIETLTKRYMESLPGKIIGIHSHNNQQLGFANTITSIICGINYLDATLYGIGRGAGNCPLELLISFLKNPKYKVRPLIEAIEHEILPWSKKIDWGYFIPYMVTGVLNQHPRTAIAHMESDHPNLVTEFFDQATSVA; via the coding sequence ATGTACAGACCAGAGATTAAGGTGATTGACTGCACGGTCCGTGATGGCGGGCTGATGAATAAGTGGCAGTTTGACGACAAATTTGTCCGGAGGGTATATGAATCCCTGAGCAAGGCCGGTGTCGATTATATGGAGATTGGTTATCTCAGTTCAGAGGGGATGTTTTCCCGAGAAGAGATGGGTCCATGGAAATTTTGTGCTGAGGATGACCTGAAACGGATCATCGGCACTGGCGAGAAGAAGATCAAGCTCTCCGCCATGGCAGACATCGGGCGGATCAACTACGACGATATCCCTCATAAGACAGAAAGTTCGCTCGATATGATCCGAGTGGCCTGCTATGTTCACCAGGTTGATGCCGCTATCGATCTGGCGCATCACTGTATCGACAAGGGGTATGAGACTACGATCAACCTGATGGCAGTGTCAACAGTCGGCTTGCGGGATTTGGAAGAGGCCTTGGGTGACCTGGCCAAGAGCCGGGTGCCGATTATCTATCTGGTCGACAGCTTTGGCGCTTTTTATTCCGAGGATATCGAGACCTTGACTAAGCGATATATGGAGAGTCTGCCGGGGAAGATCATTGGCATTCACTCCCACAACAACCAGCAGCTCGGCTTTGCCAACACCATTACCTCAATCATCTGCGGCATCAATTATCTTGATGCCACTTTGTATGGTATTGGCCGTGGAGCTGGCAACTGCCCGCTTGAGTTGTTGATTTCTTTTCTCAAGAATCCGAAATACAAGGTGCGACCACTGATTGAGGCCATCGAGCATGAGATCCTGCCTTGGAGCAAGAAGATCGACTGGGGGTATTTTATCCCTTACATGGTAACAGGGGTGCTGAACCAGCATCCGAGGACTGCCATTGCTCACATGGAGTCGGATCATCCCAACTTGGTGACCGAGTTTTTCGACCAGGCAACCAGCGTCGCCTGA
- a CDS encoding bifunctional 4-hydroxy-2-oxoglutarate aldolase/2-dehydro-3-deoxy-phosphogluconate aldolase — MQLNVPIIGILRGVEASFFSEIMVASFAEGLQAIEVTMNTTGAEAMITAGRSAVPQGHWLGMGTIRNRQEAERAVKAGAMFLVSPNCDPEVIAYANDQGVPMIAGALTPTEVYSAWAAGADMVKVFPCSAFGPGYIKELLGPFDHIPLVAVGGVTADNLGDYFAAGVKAVGVSANLFGKEALRQRNLAELAANVRKFINYCRSGSGTT; from the coding sequence ATGCAGCTTAATGTCCCGATAATTGGTATCTTGCGAGGTGTTGAGGCCTCATTTTTCAGCGAGATTATGGTCGCTTCCTTTGCTGAGGGGCTTCAGGCCATTGAAGTGACCATGAACACCACAGGCGCCGAGGCGATGATTACTGCTGGTCGCTCCGCCGTGCCGCAAGGTCATTGGTTGGGGATGGGTACCATCCGCAACCGACAGGAGGCAGAAAGAGCGGTCAAGGCTGGGGCTATGTTTTTGGTCTCGCCCAATTGTGACCCGGAAGTTATCGCCTATGCCAATGATCAGGGGGTGCCCATGATCGCCGGGGCCCTGACGCCGACAGAGGTCTATTCGGCATGGGCAGCCGGCGCTGATATGGTCAAAGTTTTCCCCTGTTCTGCCTTTGGTCCTGGCTACATCAAAGAGCTGCTGGGACCTTTTGATCACATTCCGCTGGTGGCGGTCGGCGGGGTCACAGCGGATAACCTAGGCGACTATTTTGCAGCAGGCGTGAAAGCGGTGGGAGTCAGTGCCAATTTATTTGGCAAGGAAGCCCTTCGGCAGAGAAATTTGGCAGAACTTGCTGCCAATGTCAGGAAATTTATTAATTACTGCCGGAGTGGTAGCGGCACTACGTAA
- a CDS encoding rhomboid family intramembrane serine protease, translating to MAVALGLKPPSLDTGQGEVIAVAVAQGEKDSMELFSLVLLSVNISHRLLRSDHLWRVEVSPSELVAARDHLARFEEENRGWPPLPAPVPFNPGQGWALTALLAGLALFHGITGPWRADNPWFVRGAVDSDLVFAGSELWRVVTGLTLHADASHLLGNVILGGVVLSYLSSQIGGGGVWLLALMTGGLGNYLNALYHGGDHRFVGFSTAVFGVIGALCGLRMMNLQAFRLRSILLPLGAGAGLLAMLGTEGEKTDVGAHLWGLGVGVVCGLLWYWIVARRLIIGRRGQLGMVCGTMLVILWAWWRAIGTQGLVW from the coding sequence ATGGCGGTAGCTCTGGGGCTCAAGCCCCCTTCGCTCGACACTGGTCAGGGCGAGGTCATTGCTGTTGCCGTGGCTCAGGGCGAGAAGGATTCAATGGAGCTTTTTTCATTGGTGCTCCTTTCGGTTAATATCAGCCATCGTCTCTTACGGTCGGATCATCTCTGGCGGGTCGAGGTCTCTCCGTCCGAACTTGTTGCTGCCCGAGATCATCTTGCTAGATTTGAAGAGGAGAACCGGGGCTGGCCCCCTTTGCCAGCCCCGGTTCCGTTTAATCCAGGCCAAGGCTGGGCGCTGACGGCGCTCTTGGCAGGTCTGGCCCTTTTTCATGGCATAACCGGTCCGTGGCGTGCGGATAATCCATGGTTTGTCCGGGGGGCGGTTGATAGTGATTTAGTCTTTGCCGGGAGTGAATTGTGGCGGGTTGTGACCGGTCTTACCCTCCATGCCGATGCCAGTCATTTACTGGGTAATGTCATCTTGGGTGGGGTGGTGTTGTCCTATCTCTCCAGCCAAATCGGTGGTGGAGGGGTATGGCTTTTGGCGCTTATGACCGGAGGTTTGGGCAATTACTTAAATGCACTCTACCATGGTGGGGACCATCGTTTTGTTGGCTTTTCGACGGCGGTATTCGGTGTGATCGGAGCTCTTTGCGGGTTGAGGATGATGAATCTGCAGGCATTCCGCCTTCGTTCGATTCTGCTGCCCTTGGGGGCCGGGGCGGGGCTCCTCGCCATGCTCGGAACCGAGGGGGAAAAGACCGATGTCGGGGCTCATCTCTGGGGTTTGGGTGTAGGTGTGGTCTGCGGACTTCTCTGGTATTGGATTGTTGCCCGGCGTTTGATTATTGGTCGTCGGGGTCAATTGGGCATGGTGTGCGGTACTATGCTGGTAATCCTATGGGCCTGGTGGCGGGCTATAGGAACCCAGGGGCTCGTATGGTGA